The following are encoded together in the Nocardioides sp. Arc9.136 genome:
- a CDS encoding MerR family transcriptional regulator: protein MNEQEQQGEHPEAAVAVEVAEEQGLLFTDDVSPLPSDTGYRGPTACNAAGITYRQLDYWARTGLVEPTVRGASGSGSQRLYSFRDILLLKVIKRLLDAGISLQQIRTAVHHLRERGTDDLTRVTLMSDGASVYECTSNDEVIDLLQGGQGVFGIAIGGVWREIEGTLAELPSERTADEAAPSASDELAARRAARKIG, encoded by the coding sequence GTGAACGAGCAGGAGCAGCAGGGCGAGCACCCCGAGGCCGCAGTCGCGGTCGAGGTGGCCGAGGAGCAGGGTCTCCTCTTCACCGACGACGTGTCGCCGCTGCCCAGTGACACCGGCTACCGCGGCCCGACCGCGTGCAACGCCGCCGGCATCACCTATCGCCAGCTCGACTACTGGGCCCGCACCGGCTTGGTCGAGCCCACCGTCCGCGGCGCGAGCGGCTCGGGCTCCCAGCGGCTCTACAGCTTCCGCGACATCCTGCTGCTCAAGGTGATCAAGCGGCTCCTGGACGCCGGCATCTCGCTGCAGCAGATCCGCACCGCGGTTCATCACCTCCGGGAGCGGGGCACCGACGACCTGACCCGCGTGACGCTGATGAGCGACGGCGCCTCGGTGTATGAGTGCACCAGCAACGACGAGGTCATCGACCTGCTCCAGGGCGGGCAGGGCGTCTTCGGCATCGCCATCGGCGGCGTGTGGCGCGAGATCGAGGGCACCCTCGCCGAGCTGCCCAGCGAGCGCACCGCCGACGAGGCCGCACCGAGCGCGAGCGACGAGCTCGCCGCCCGCCGCGCCGCCCGCAAGATCGGCTGA
- a CDS encoding bifunctional nuclease family protein — translation MREVDVMGVRVEMPSNQPIVLLREVTGERYLPIWIGAVEATAIAFAQQGVVPPRPLTHDLMKDVLEATGNELTEVRITDVKDGVFFATLVFGSGAEVSARPSDSIALALRTGTRILCAEEVLDEAGLAVPAEQEDEVEKFREFLDQVTPEDFESR, via the coding sequence GTGCGCGAAGTCGATGTCATGGGTGTCCGTGTCGAGATGCCGTCGAACCAGCCGATCGTCCTGCTGCGCGAGGTGACCGGGGAGCGCTACCTGCCGATCTGGATCGGCGCGGTCGAGGCGACCGCGATCGCGTTCGCCCAGCAAGGGGTGGTCCCGCCCCGGCCGCTGACGCACGACCTGATGAAGGACGTGCTGGAGGCGACGGGCAACGAGCTGACCGAGGTGCGGATCACCGACGTCAAGGACGGGGTGTTCTTCGCGACCCTCGTCTTCGGTTCCGGCGCCGAGGTGAGCGCGCGTCCCTCGGACTCCATCGCGCTGGCGCTGCGCACCGGTACGCGCATCCTGTGCGCCGAGGAGGTCCTCGACGAGGCCGGCCTCGCCGTGCCCGCCGAGCAGGAGGACGAGGTGGAGAAGTTCCGCGAGTTCCTCGACCAGGTCACGCCGGAGGACTTCGAGTCGCGTTGA
- a CDS encoding MerR family transcriptional regulator — protein sequence MSSTGPAAAGAPGAPRARMNIGEVLDHLRPDFPGITIPKIRFLEDKGLIKPERTPAGYRKFSVQDVDRLRYVLRMQRDHYLPLKVIGEHLDAIDRGLEPPAIEPVVPTVPKVALAADGLPSPESFRRHDGMRLSRRELVKVAEISEDLLDQLEQYGLISAKPGTGHYDTDALVIAQTARELADFGFEPRHLRAYKTAADREVGMVEQVVAPHKRGRDAAAQARAEEAVSEIAALSVRLHATLVKAGLRSG from the coding sequence ATGAGCTCCACCGGCCCGGCGGCAGCGGGCGCCCCCGGGGCGCCGCGCGCCCGGATGAACATCGGGGAGGTCCTGGACCACCTGCGTCCGGACTTCCCCGGCATCACCATCCCCAAGATCCGCTTCCTCGAGGACAAGGGCCTGATCAAGCCCGAGCGCACGCCCGCGGGCTACCGGAAGTTCTCCGTCCAGGACGTCGACCGGCTGCGCTACGTGCTGCGCATGCAGCGCGACCACTACCTGCCGCTCAAGGTCATCGGCGAGCACCTCGACGCCATCGACCGCGGCCTGGAGCCGCCGGCGATCGAGCCGGTCGTGCCGACGGTCCCCAAGGTCGCGCTCGCCGCGGACGGGCTGCCCAGCCCCGAGTCGTTCCGGCGGCACGACGGAATGCGGCTGTCCCGGCGCGAGCTGGTCAAGGTCGCGGAGATCTCCGAGGACCTGCTCGACCAGCTCGAGCAGTACGGCCTGATCAGCGCCAAGCCCGGCACCGGCCACTACGACACCGACGCGCTGGTGATCGCCCAGACTGCCCGCGAGCTGGCCGACTTCGGCTTCGAGCCGCGCCACCTGCGCGCGTACAAGACCGCGGCCGACCGCGAGGTGGGGATGGTGGAGCAGGTCGTCGCGCCCCACAAGCGGGGTCGTGACGCCGCCGCGCAGGCCCGCGCCGAGGAGGCCGTCTCCGAGATCGCCGCGCTCTCGGTGCGTCTCCACGCCACCCTGGTCAAGGCCGGGCTCCGCTCCGGCTGA
- a CDS encoding FHA domain-containing protein — protein MPFCTACGRQNPDDARFCSQCGTKLVAADDATGSVAAVQPGQPASQGDSTATIHIGLGDKSETSDRQLNPVDAAAVDALPAGHALLVVQRGPGSGSRFLLDADVVTAGRHPESEIFLDDVTVSRRHAQFDRTGDTFTVSDVGSLNGTYVNRDRIDKVQLKDGDEVQIGKYRLVFFAGQQAG, from the coding sequence ATGCCGTTCTGCACCGCGTGTGGCAGGCAGAACCCCGACGACGCCCGCTTCTGCTCCCAGTGCGGCACGAAGCTCGTCGCCGCCGACGACGCGACGGGCTCCGTCGCTGCCGTGCAGCCCGGACAGCCGGCCTCGCAGGGCGACTCGACGGCCACGATCCACATCGGCCTCGGCGACAAGTCCGAGACCTCCGACCGCCAGCTGAACCCCGTCGACGCGGCCGCGGTCGACGCCCTCCCGGCGGGCCACGCGCTCCTGGTCGTGCAGCGCGGCCCGGGCTCGGGCAGCCGGTTCCTGCTGGACGCCGACGTCGTGACCGCCGGTCGGCACCCCGAGAGCGAGATCTTCCTCGACGACGTGACCGTGTCGCGTCGGCACGCGCAGTTCGACCGCACCGGTGACACCTTCACCGTCAGCGACGTCGGCTCGCTCAACGGCACCTACGTCAACCGCGACCGCATCGACAAGGTGCAGCTCAAGGACGGCGACGAGGTCCAGATCGGCAAGTACCGCCTGGTGTTCTTCGCCGGGCAACAGGCCGGCTGA
- the gcvH gene encoding glycine cleavage system protein GcvH, with the protein MYPDDLKYTSEHEWLRTPGEAAGSVRVGITHYAQDALGDIVYVSLPEVGATIESGSTCGELESTKSVSDVYAPVSGEVVARNESLDATPELVNNDPYGGGWLFEVVPADTGEVDALMDAAAYEASLDS; encoded by the coding sequence TTGTACCCCGACGACCTGAAGTACACCAGCGAGCACGAGTGGCTGCGCACCCCCGGCGAGGCCGCCGGCTCCGTGCGCGTGGGGATCACCCACTACGCCCAGGACGCCCTCGGTGACATCGTCTACGTGTCCCTGCCGGAGGTCGGCGCGACCATCGAGTCCGGCAGCACCTGCGGCGAGCTGGAGTCGACCAAGTCGGTCAGCGACGTCTACGCCCCGGTCTCCGGTGAGGTCGTCGCCCGCAACGAGTCGCTCGACGCCACTCCCGAGCTGGTCAACAACGACCCGTACGGCGGCGGCTGGCTCTTCGAGGTCGTGCCCGCGGACACCGGCGAGGTCGACGCCCTCATGGACGCCGCGGCGTACGAGGCCTCGCTCGACTCCTGA
- a CDS encoding DUF881 domain-containing protein, translating to MPDPTPDPRPGSGPEDRPRSPETPASGRSRLLRALSRPSRSQLVVGVLLALVGFAAIVQVRATEVDDTYAGLREQDLIDVLNGLAGTTQRAEAEIERLEEARQDLRTDSRRVGTALEEAQTQADALAILAGTVPVTGPGVRVTITETDQAVRVQDMIDLVQELRTSNAEAMQLNGKVRLVAQSAFSAGTGGLVVDGEQLGPPYVLDAIGAPDTLAGAISIARGVVSELEADGAVVEIQELQSIDIESVREPAQSEYATPDLEPQDQ from the coding sequence ATGCCTGACCCCACGCCCGACCCTCGTCCCGGGAGCGGTCCCGAGGACCGGCCCCGGAGCCCGGAGACCCCGGCGAGCGGGCGGTCGCGGCTGCTGCGGGCGCTGAGCCGCCCCTCGCGAAGCCAGCTGGTGGTCGGGGTGCTGCTCGCGCTGGTGGGCTTCGCCGCGATCGTGCAGGTCCGCGCCACCGAGGTCGACGACACCTACGCCGGGCTGCGGGAGCAGGACCTCATCGACGTCCTCAACGGCCTCGCCGGGACCACGCAGCGGGCCGAGGCGGAGATCGAGCGGCTCGAGGAGGCCCGCCAGGACCTGCGCACCGACAGCCGGCGGGTCGGGACGGCGCTGGAGGAGGCCCAGACCCAGGCCGACGCGCTCGCGATCCTGGCCGGCACGGTCCCCGTCACCGGCCCGGGCGTCCGCGTGACGATCACCGAGACCGACCAGGCCGTCAGGGTCCAGGACATGATCGACCTGGTCCAGGAGCTGCGCACCTCCAACGCCGAGGCGATGCAGCTCAACGGCAAGGTCCGGCTGGTCGCCCAGTCGGCGTTCTCGGCGGGCACCGGTGGGCTCGTCGTCGACGGCGAGCAGCTCGGCCCGCCGTACGTCCTGGACGCCATCGGTGCGCCGGACACCCTCGCGGGTGCGATCTCCATCGCGCGCGGCGTGGTCTCCGAGCTCGAGGCGGACGGTGCCGTGGTCGAGATCCAGGAGCTGCAGTCGATCGACATCGAGTCCGTGCGGGAGCCGGCGCAGTCGGAGTACGCCACCCCGGACCTCGAGCCGCAGGACCAGTAG
- a CDS encoding small basic family protein — MIAALGLLVGIVLGLVFQPDVPLAVEPYLPIAVVAALDAVFGGLRAYLDGIFDDKVFVVSFVSNVVIAAAIVYLGDKLGVGGQLSTGVIVVLGIRIFSNVAAIRRHLFHA; from the coding sequence GTGATCGCCGCGCTCGGCCTGTTGGTCGGCATCGTGCTCGGGCTGGTGTTCCAGCCCGACGTCCCGCTGGCCGTGGAGCCCTACCTCCCGATCGCCGTCGTGGCGGCGCTCGACGCGGTCTTCGGCGGCCTGCGCGCCTACCTCGACGGGATCTTCGACGACAAGGTCTTCGTCGTCTCCTTCGTCTCCAACGTCGTGATCGCGGCCGCGATCGTCTACCTCGGCGACAAGCTCGGCGTCGGCGGACAGCTCTCCACCGGTGTCATCGTCGTGCTCGGGATCCGGATCTTCTCCAACGTGGCGGCGATCCGCCGTCACCTGTTCCATGCCTGA
- a CDS encoding DUF881 domain-containing protein — protein MPEQRPEQRLGQRPGHAVADHPVPERVRLPLLTLITQQSLDEDYLHAAERRAIAARDSDEPRPPVRSRPHRTAALVVALFGVLATTAFVQTSRNEDVDAASRATLVRRVSAERERVADLQDRIVGLRERNADLEGQVTAAQATYQTVLGRLRRAQTRTGYVAVSGPGVVLTLFDGPADVLNSEVRDGDLRIAVNGLWRLGAEAIAINGQRLTALSAIRLSGLVVRVNKTSLSPPYRIEAIGDRLTLQSRFQESPEGAALRDLESDFGITFAMDNEESLELPAARMRELRSVESLADRPHIPEEGAP, from the coding sequence ATGCCTGAGCAGCGCCCTGAGCAGCGCCTTGGGCAGCGACCCGGCCACGCGGTCGCCGACCACCCGGTGCCCGAGCGGGTCCGGCTGCCGCTGCTCACCCTGATCACCCAGCAGTCCCTCGACGAGGACTACCTCCACGCCGCCGAGCGGCGCGCCATCGCGGCCCGGGACTCCGACGAGCCGCGGCCCCCCGTCCGCAGCCGGCCGCACCGCACCGCCGCGCTGGTGGTCGCCCTCTTCGGCGTCCTGGCCACCACCGCCTTCGTGCAGACCTCGCGCAACGAGGACGTCGACGCCGCGAGCCGCGCCACCCTGGTCCGGCGCGTGAGCGCCGAGCGCGAGCGGGTGGCCGACCTGCAGGACCGGATCGTCGGGCTGCGCGAGCGCAACGCCGACCTGGAGGGCCAGGTGACCGCCGCGCAGGCGACATACCAGACCGTCCTGGGCCGGCTGCGCCGTGCGCAGACCAGGACCGGGTACGTCGCGGTCAGCGGACCCGGCGTCGTCCTCACCCTCTTCGACGGCCCGGCCGACGTCCTGAACAGCGAGGTCCGCGACGGCGACCTGCGGATCGCCGTCAACGGCCTGTGGCGCCTCGGTGCCGAGGCGATCGCGATCAACGGGCAGCGGCTGACCGCGCTGTCCGCGATCCGCCTCTCGGGGCTGGTCGTGCGGGTCAACAAGACCAGCCTGTCGCCGCCGTACCGCATCGAGGCCATCGGGGACCGGCTCACGCTGCAGTCGCGGTTCCAGGAATCGCCCGAGGGGGCGGCGCTGCGCGACCTGGAGTCGGACTTCGGCATAACCTTCGCCATGGACAACGAGGAGTCCCTCGAGCTGCCCGCCGCGCGGATGCGTGAGCTGCGCTCGGTGGAGTCGCTCGCGGACCGTCCGCACATCCCGGAGGAGGGGGCCCCGTGA
- a CDS encoding CDP-alcohol phosphatidyltransferase family protein, which translates to MAADPPRTNRVWTLPNVLSMLRLAGVPLFLWLVLGPEADVWALVVLMVSGVTDWLDGFLARRWDQVTLLGQVLDPVADRLYILAAVVGLAMRDVIPWWVAVSLPLRDVLMWGLVPLLRTRGYTALPVHFLGKAATFNLLYAFPLLFLGDGEGTVASLARVFGWAFAGWGIGLYWWAGLLYAWQVRKLLATTEPLRRAALDA; encoded by the coding sequence GTGGCAGCCGATCCTCCTCGCACGAACCGCGTGTGGACGCTGCCGAACGTCTTGAGCATGCTCCGGCTCGCCGGGGTGCCGCTGTTCCTGTGGCTCGTGCTGGGCCCGGAGGCCGACGTGTGGGCGCTCGTCGTCCTGATGGTCTCCGGGGTCACCGACTGGCTCGACGGCTTCCTGGCGCGCCGGTGGGACCAGGTGACGCTGCTGGGGCAGGTGCTGGACCCGGTGGCGGACCGGCTCTACATCCTCGCCGCGGTCGTCGGGCTGGCCATGCGCGACGTCATCCCCTGGTGGGTGGCCGTCTCGCTGCCGCTGCGCGACGTCCTCATGTGGGGACTCGTCCCGCTGCTGCGCACCCGGGGCTACACCGCGCTGCCGGTGCACTTCCTGGGCAAGGCCGCCACCTTCAACCTCCTCTACGCCTTCCCGCTGCTCTTCCTCGGCGACGGCGAGGGCACCGTCGCCTCGCTGGCCCGCGTCTTCGGCTGGGCGTTCGCCGGGTGGGGGATCGGGCTGTACTGGTGGGCGGGGCTGCTCTACGCCTGGCAGGTCCGCAAGCTGCTCGCCACCACCGAGCCGCTCCGACGGGCGGCCCTGGATGCCTGA
- a CDS encoding hemolysin family protein, producing MSDTAGVLLVFVLLALNAFFVGAEFALVSARRSQVEPHAQAGSRMARTTLRAMEQVSLMMAGAQLGITICSLGLGAVGEPAIAHLIEPSIHALGVPDAFLHPIAFVIALSLVTYLHVVLGEMVPKNIAIAGPERAAMVLGPPLLGVVTVLKPLIVVLNAAANGVLRLLRVEPKDELTSAFTREEVAALVEESRGEGLLEADEYDRLAGALGFTEKTVASVLMPTASLTLVRRGSTAAEVEALCAATGFSRFPVAGDDGDLVGYLHIKDVLEPNEERRERPVDDKWIRPFAPVTADESLHDALETLQRRGAHMARVVDGEGRTIGLATLEDVLEELVGEIRDAAHHDEALAGPTTAT from the coding sequence ATGAGCGACACCGCCGGCGTCCTCCTGGTCTTCGTCCTGCTGGCCCTCAACGCCTTCTTCGTGGGTGCCGAGTTCGCCCTCGTCTCGGCCCGCCGCAGCCAGGTGGAGCCGCACGCCCAGGCCGGTTCGCGGATGGCGCGCACCACGCTGCGGGCCATGGAGCAGGTCTCGCTGATGATGGCGGGCGCCCAGCTCGGCATCACGATCTGCTCCCTGGGCCTCGGTGCCGTCGGCGAGCCCGCGATCGCGCACCTCATCGAGCCGAGCATCCACGCGCTCGGGGTGCCGGACGCGTTCCTGCACCCGATCGCCTTCGTGATCGCGCTGAGCCTGGTCACCTACCTGCACGTCGTGCTCGGCGAGATGGTCCCCAAGAACATCGCGATCGCCGGCCCGGAGCGCGCGGCGATGGTGCTCGGCCCGCCGCTGCTCGGCGTCGTCACGGTGCTCAAGCCGCTCATCGTGGTGCTCAACGCCGCCGCGAACGGCGTGCTCCGCCTGCTGCGGGTCGAGCCCAAGGACGAGCTGACCTCGGCGTTCACGCGCGAGGAGGTGGCCGCGCTCGTCGAGGAGTCGCGCGGCGAGGGCCTCCTCGAGGCCGACGAGTACGACCGGCTCGCCGGTGCGCTCGGCTTCACCGAGAAGACCGTCGCCTCGGTCCTGATGCCGACGGCGAGCCTCACCCTGGTGCGCCGCGGCTCCACCGCGGCCGAGGTCGAGGCGCTCTGCGCGGCGACCGGCTTCAGCCGGTTCCCGGTGGCGGGCGACGACGGCGACCTCGTCGGCTACCTGCACATCAAGGACGTCCTCGAGCCCAACGAGGAGCGTCGCGAGCGGCCGGTCGACGACAAGTGGATCCGCCCGTTCGCACCGGTGACGGCCGACGAGTCGCTGCACGACGCGCTCGAGACGCTGCAGCGGCGGGGCGCCCACATGGCCCGGGTGGTCGACGGGGAGGGCCGCACGATCGGGCTGGCGACCCTCGAGGACGTCCTCGAGGAGCTGGTCGGGGAGATCCGCGACGCGGCCCACCACGACGAGGCGCTGGCCGGCCCGACGACCGCCACGTGA
- a CDS encoding hemolysin family protein, whose amino-acid sequence MTPLVLLAVALLLVAACGIFVAAEFALVTVDRSKVDQAAAAGDTGAQGVQNALKSLSTQLSGAQVGITVTNLGVGFLAEPAIADLIEEPLGAVGVPDGAVSPVAVALGLVAGTVLTMLFGELVPKNLAIALPLQTARATQRPMRLFTAVNRVPIRILNNSANALVRRLGVEPQEELRSARSSQELASLIARSADEGTLDADTAELMERSVEFGTRTAGEIMTPRVRTHSLEANDRASAVIELARSTGHSRFPVLDDEDAVVGTVHVKNAVALPVHERSTTKVKHLMAKPIVVPDTLRLDPLLAQLRNESFQMAVVLDEYGGHAGIVTLEDVVEEIVGDIADEHDRMSSRARLRRDGSWLVSGLLRPDEVEDLTGVALPENEDYDTVAGLVLRVLGRVPVAGDIAEVPVPDLSDPEQPREQLAVLTVEHMDGLRIDRLSLRLHEGDPVEASRGERSHGRAKQADGEGDRS is encoded by the coding sequence ATGACCCCGCTCGTCCTGCTCGCGGTCGCCCTGCTGCTCGTGGCGGCCTGCGGCATCTTCGTCGCCGCCGAGTTCGCGCTCGTGACGGTCGACCGCTCGAAGGTCGACCAGGCGGCAGCCGCCGGCGACACCGGCGCCCAGGGTGTGCAGAACGCCCTGAAGTCGCTGTCGACGCAGCTCTCCGGCGCCCAGGTCGGCATCACCGTGACGAACCTCGGCGTCGGCTTCCTCGCCGAGCCGGCGATCGCCGACCTGATCGAGGAGCCGCTCGGCGCGGTCGGCGTGCCCGACGGGGCGGTCTCGCCCGTGGCGGTGGCCCTCGGTCTGGTGGCCGGCACGGTGCTCACCATGCTCTTCGGCGAGCTGGTCCCCAAGAACCTCGCGATCGCGCTGCCGCTGCAGACCGCGCGCGCGACCCAGCGCCCGATGCGGCTGTTCACCGCCGTGAACCGGGTGCCGATCCGGATCCTCAACAACTCCGCCAACGCGCTCGTGCGCCGGCTCGGCGTCGAGCCGCAGGAGGAGCTCCGCTCGGCGCGCAGCTCCCAGGAGCTCGCCTCGCTCATCGCCCGGTCGGCCGACGAGGGCACCCTCGACGCCGACACCGCGGAGCTGATGGAGCGCTCGGTGGAGTTCGGCACCCGCACCGCGGGCGAGATCATGACCCCGCGCGTGCGCACCCACAGCCTCGAGGCGAACGACCGCGCGTCGGCGGTCATCGAGCTGGCCCGCTCGACCGGCCACTCGCGCTTCCCGGTGCTCGACGACGAGGACGCGGTCGTGGGCACCGTCCACGTGAAGAACGCCGTCGCCCTGCCCGTCCACGAGCGCAGCACCACCAAGGTCAAGCACTTGATGGCCAAGCCGATCGTCGTCCCCGACACCCTGCGCCTGGACCCGCTCCTGGCGCAGCTGCGCAACGAGAGCTTCCAGATGGCCGTCGTCCTCGACGAGTACGGCGGCCACGCGGGGATCGTGACCCTCGAGGACGTCGTGGAGGAGATCGTGGGCGACATCGCCGACGAGCACGACCGGATGAGCTCCCGGGCCCGGCTGCGCCGTGACGGCTCGTGGCTGGTCTCCGGCCTGCTGCGCCCAGACGAGGTCGAGGACCTCACCGGCGTGGCCCTCCCCGAGAACGAGGACTACGACACCGTCGCGGGCCTCGTGCTGCGCGTGCTGGGCCGGGTCCCGGTCGCCGGTGACATCGCCGAGGTCCCGGTGCCCGACCTGAGCGACCCCGAGCAGCCGCGCGAGCAGCTGGCCGTGCTGACCGTCGAGCACATGGACGGGCTCCGCATCGACCGGCTCTCGCTGCGCCTGCACGAGGGCGACCCGGTCGAGGCGTCCCGGGGCGAGCGGTCCCACGGCCGCGCGAAGCAGGCCGACGGGGAGGGTGACCGCTCATGA
- a CDS encoding DUF1800 domain-containing protein, protein MTDAATTATPRSAASAGSTYRPARYPGAPLLGTQARHLVTRFSYGVTPALAAEVRAAGGAQRWFQRQLQPDAVADRAGAGLRQWWPSLDRRPEDLWERQVAEVEGGWEVMEDYARWALLRRMTSRRQVLEVMTELWENHFNVPASGDAQFTHRVSYGDTIRTHALGRFEDLLHAAVTHPAMGIFLDNAVSTAKHPNENLGRELLELHTVGRGQYDEDDVKASARILTGYRVDMWDTWAATYSPRDHWVGPVRVMGFSDANADRDGRAVVRRYLSYLAHHPATAQRVARRLAVKFVRDDPPQALVDRLARVYLDAGTEIRPVLRALVATPEFKASVGSKVRDPGEDLVATYRALRARITRVTGAKAEEQAARAVLWQVGSLGTSPFSWPRPDGQPIDSESWSSPSRVLASMDLHWTLAGGWWPKVGVAYRTPRQWLPRKKLRFDLLVDHLSQELLHRRSTATLLRACCEACVVAPGEVISADHGLVKWDFHRLLGTILDSPAHMTR, encoded by the coding sequence GTGACCGACGCCGCGACCACCGCGACCCCACGCAGTGCCGCGTCCGCCGGGTCGACGTACCGACCGGCCCGCTACCCCGGCGCTCCCCTGCTCGGCACCCAGGCGCGGCACCTGGTCACGCGGTTCTCGTACGGCGTGACGCCTGCGCTCGCCGCGGAGGTGCGCGCAGCCGGAGGCGCCCAGCGGTGGTTCCAGCGCCAGCTGCAGCCGGACGCCGTGGCGGACCGCGCCGGCGCCGGCCTGCGTCAGTGGTGGCCCAGCCTCGACCGGCGGCCCGAGGACCTCTGGGAGCGCCAGGTGGCCGAGGTCGAGGGCGGCTGGGAGGTCATGGAGGACTACGCGCGCTGGGCGCTCCTGCGGCGGATGACGTCGCGGCGCCAGGTGCTCGAGGTGATGACCGAGCTGTGGGAGAACCACTTCAACGTGCCGGCCTCCGGGGACGCGCAGTTCACCCACCGCGTGTCGTACGGCGACACGATCCGCACCCACGCCCTGGGCCGCTTCGAGGACCTGCTGCACGCGGCGGTCACCCACCCGGCGATGGGCATCTTCCTCGACAACGCGGTGTCGACCGCCAAGCACCCCAACGAGAACCTCGGCCGTGAGCTCCTGGAGCTGCACACCGTCGGCCGCGGGCAGTACGACGAGGACGACGTGAAGGCCTCGGCCCGGATCCTCACCGGCTACCGCGTGGACATGTGGGACACCTGGGCGGCCACGTACTCGCCGCGGGACCACTGGGTCGGCCCCGTGCGCGTCATGGGCTTCAGCGACGCCAACGCCGACCGCGACGGCCGGGCGGTCGTGCGCCGCTACCTCTCCTACCTCGCCCACCACCCCGCGACGGCCCAGCGCGTCGCACGCCGGCTCGCGGTGAAGTTCGTGCGCGACGACCCGCCGCAGGCGCTGGTGGACCGCCTCGCCCGCGTCTACCTCGATGCGGGCACGGAGATCCGGCCGGTCCTGCGGGCCCTCGTCGCGACCCCGGAGTTCAAGGCCTCGGTCGGCAGCAAGGTGCGCGACCCCGGTGAGGACCTCGTCGCGACCTACCGGGCCCTGCGGGCGAGGATCACCCGCGTCACGGGCGCGAAGGCCGAGGAGCAGGCCGCCCGGGCCGTCCTGTGGCAGGTCGGCAGCCTCGGCACGAGCCCCTTCTCCTGGCCCCGCCCCGACGGCCAGCCGATCGACAGCGAGTCGTGGTCGTCCCCGTCGCGGGTGCTGGCCTCGATGGACCTGCACTGGACCCTCGCGGGCGGCTGGTGGCCCAAGGTGGGCGTCGCCTACCGCACGCCGCGCCAGTGGCTCCCGCGCAAAAAGCTGCGCTTCGACCTGCTGGTCGACCACCTCAGCCAGGAGCTGCTGCACCGCCGCTCGACCGCCACGCTGCTGCGCGCCTGCTGCGAGGCGTGCGTGGTCGCTCCCGGCGAGGTGATCAGCGCCGACCACGGCCTGGTGAAGTGGGACTTCCACCGGCTGCTGGGCACGATCCTCGACTCCCCCGCCCACATGACCCGGTGA